The Mucilaginibacter gracilis genomic interval TGATCAGAGACTTTAGGGCACAATCCGTTATTGAGCGCCCATTGATAATCTCCCGGCCCGGTAATGGTGTACGGCAACATATCGCCGGTGCCACCTAAAACCACAGCCCCACCGTTAATCCATCCCCATGAAGTAAACGGAACGCATGGCGGGCCGTATAGGGTAAGCGGTAATTGCTCGCTGCATAGATTATAGCAGCCCGCAGGGAAGTAGCCAAAGTAGTAATCAGATGCCTTTGGCACTACAACATCGCTATGATTAATGCAGCCATGCAGATCGGTAAACCATACCCGGTAGGGGCCGCCGTAATCCACGGTGTCTGTTTGTCCGTCTACACCATTGCTCCAATTGTAAGTACCCGATACCGGTTCCAATGCTACCAAGCGTAAAGAATACTGGTTACAATCGAGTACAAAAGGCCCGCTAATCGTCGGTGGTGCAGGCAGATCATAAATGCGCACAGAATCGATATCAGAAACATTGCTGCAGGTATCGCCGGTTAAAGAATCGGTAACCGTGATCACCAGTTTATAGCCATAGTGGCCCACAGGCAATCCCGGATCATTAACCTCTTGCGCCGTACTGATCAAAGCGCCATTCCTGTACCATCTGTAACCAACGCCTGTACCGGCATAACCATAAAGCTGTACCGTTTCGCCGATGCAATAATGCTGCACGCCATAAATAATGGCAGGTGGCACATTCAATACTTTTACATTTTCAGCAACAATAGGGACAAATCGGCATTCGTGGGCATCAGTCACGGTAACCCAATAGGCCCCTGAAGTAGACACACCAATGGTCGGGATGCTTGTTAATGCACCGGTTGACCAAACATAACTATAGGGTATTGTTCCAGTTCCAGTTGCACCGAAGTTAACAGCATAGGGAATACCGTCGGGGCAAACCACATCCCCAACAGCCATGATGCCTCCCATTAGATCATGATAAATATCCACTTGCTGCGTAGTATCATCCGTACATCCTATACTATCTGTTACGGTCAGCTTGACTCCAAAATGGAAAGGGTTTGAAATTCCCGGCCATGTGTAAGTCCGTTGTGGATTTTGTATTAGCACACCTGAAGTATCCCCGAAGTCCCAACTGTAGGACACAATTGCTCCGGTACTCAAAGAAGTAAACTGCACTGGTACTTTCTCACAGACCGGCGAAAGCGTATCCTTAAACGAGGCCACAGGCTGCCCCGGTATCCTTACGATGTGCGTCTTAGAACAGCTAAACGAACTGCCACCCGGAACAATGTAATTTACTACTTCCTTGATGGTGTCTGTAGACGGGCCGGGCAGGTTCACATTCAAATTAGCGCCTGAGCCGATGAAAGTGCTGCCAATGAACCAGTTAATAGTGCCGAGCGTAACGAACGGCAGGTACGCGGTGTGATCCATGAGCTTCAGCGTATCAAAGCCGGATACACCGCAACGGATAGTGTACTTGAAATCAGGAACGATCATCACCGTATCGGCAATGGTGCTGTCATGCGTCGAAGAGCAACTTGTATAGGTTCCGCTGAAATTAAACCAGTAAATTCCCGGCACATCGTACGTTGCCAGCTCCGATAATCCACCGGTGAACGGGAACAACGGCGGCGTGCCCGCTGTCCATGTACCTGCGCAACCCGCACCGGCAGTCACCGTAATGGTATTGCAGGAGTGGGATGAATGCACCGGCAAAGCGCAGGTAGCCACAAAGCCACCACAATCCGTCCCGGTATTCAGAAACAGGTTGTTTGATGTGGCGCTGCAACCGTTCGATGCGGTTACCGTAAACACATAGCCCCCGCTGGTTAAGGCATACAGGGTTGCCGGGCTGCCGCTGGTATAGCCGGAGGCACCTGCCGAGAAGCCCCATGAATAAACAAGCCCTGTTACATTACTCGTCACAGTTCCTTCCAGAATCAGGGTATCGCCTGAACATATGGTATAAGTACCGGTACTCAGGTAAGCCACTGGCCCCGGTTTGATCGTTTCTGTCAGTTGCGCAGTACCCGCAATCGGGCAAGGAGATAATGGGTCAGGCAGGATCGTGACTTTCACAATATACCCGATGTTGCCCGTGGTAGTATTTGCAGGGAACAGGTGCGTAATGGTATCGGAAAGCGTTGTCGCGGAACTGCCATCACCAAAGTCCCACAGGTACGAACTGCCACCCGCGGCCGCTGTAAACAATACAGGCGCACCGGGGCAGGCTATTGTAGTTGATGAAGCAATCGACGCGCCTAAAGAAGGCTGTACGGTAACGGTGAGCGTATCATTGACCGCTGTATCGCATTTATGCACTGTTACCACGATGTTTGCTGTAACCGGAACGGTCGTGTTGTTCCAAAGGATTTTCACGCTGTCCTTATAGTTACCGTTCACCACGCTGCCTGCCGTATTGGGGAAAATGGCCCAATCGTAACTTTCAGCTCTGGTATAGTTGCTGTTGTAATTCCGGTAGGAATTGGCGCAGGGCACCACATCACCCGTAACATTGGGTGTTATCATTTCCTGGTTAATATTGAGAACGTATTGCGACCCTTCGCAATAAGGCGTGGTCATGCTCACATGGCGCACTTTTAATTGCTTAACGCCGGGATCTGTCCAGATGACGGTAACGACACTGCTGCCCGATGCCGGGGTGACCACGCCGCCCACAGCTTCCCAGGAGTAAACCGTAGTGCCTACGTCATTCCACGCCTTGTAGGTATAAGTGCGGTTCAGGCATACGATGTGCTGTCCTGTAATGCTGTCTATAGCCTTTGGCAGCGGCAAAACATTAATGGTCAGTGTATCGGCGCAGAAATCGCCCGATGCACAAAGCAGGTAGATACCCGGAGTACCAAAGCTATGGCTAAAGGTTGTGCCACTTGCGGTAGTAAGGAGCGAACCGGTCGACGTTTTCAGCCGCCAGTCTGCACTATAGCCACCGGCAACGGAGTAAGTCTCTACCACCGCAGTGTCGGCACATACCAGCGTAAGGCCAGTAATGGCAGAAGCAGGCACAACGTTCACCGTATCGAACACATTGCCGCCGCAAAGTTTAATGCGGTTCTGATACCAGCCATGTATGATCTTGGTGCCTGGTGTAGAGAAATGCAGGGCTACCGTATGGTCGTTATGGCAGCCGGGAATTGCGCCCGGTTCGCCTACCACGCCCCAATTGTAGCTGGTAGCGGGCCACAGCGGCAAGCCGAATTCATAATCCTTGCCTACGCAAAGCGTATGCGGCCCTTTTAATTGAGCGCTTTGCAGGATCACAGGTACTTTAATGGTAGTGGGTGCCGAACAAAGCAGGCTGCAGCCCGGCGTAACTAAACTCACATAACCGAAACCCGCTGAATCGGGGTTATTCCATAAAATGGTTACATCGGCTGTACCTGCACCCGCAGTAATGGTGCCACCGGTAACCGACCACAGGTAGGTAGCGCAGGAAGCGTTGCTGTGATAATGCGCCGACTCACCCGCGCAGACTATGGCCGGGCATTGTATGTCCGGGCCTTGATTGCTGTCTATATGCAGCACATAATGAAAGGAATCGGTACAGTTACATTCATTCTTTACGGTCAGCGTCACGGTATAAGTGCCGCCTGCCGTATAGCTATGCTCCGCAGAGCCGGGCGCTGTTGAGCCGTGACCATCGCCAAAATTCCAGTGATACCCGGTAAGACTTGACGAAGCATCCCCGGTAGAAAGATCAATGAACTCAATATTATCACCGTTGCAATAATGATTGGTCGATGTATAAAATTCCGCATGGGGTTTGGCGATCACGCGGATACAGGCATAGGCTGAATCAATGCAATGGCTGAAAGTGTCGTGCAGGGTAATACTTCCTACGAGCCCCACTGTTTGCCATTTGACCAGCAAAGAATCGCCATAATCGGCCAACACAATTCCTCCGTTTACGTGCCACGTATACGATGATCCTACTACACCATTCGCATAATACATGATAACCGAACTGTCGCAAACAAGGATACAGGGGCCGCCTTCTGAAATAATATGCGCCAGCAGGTTCACGGAATCTACGAGGTTTTGACAGGCCACAACCGAATTGGCCGTAATGTATGGCTCCATATTCACCAATACATTGACTGTCGCAACCGCTGTGCCGCAAGGGGTCGTTACTTTATAGGAGATCGTTACGGAGCCGCTGGCTATCCCGCTGACAACACCCCCGGTACTGATGGAGGCAATCGCCGGGTTGCTGCTGCTCCATACCCCGCCCACTGTTGTTTCATGCAGCGTATCGGTAAAGCCGGAACATACGCCAAGTATACCGGTGATCGGTGCCACCACAGGCGGCCCGGAAACCGTTATTTTTTTTGTTACGATGGTTTTCCCGCAGTCGTTAGAAACGGTGTAGCTAACTGTAATTACCCCTTCTGATATGCCGCTTAAAACAGCCACTCCTGTACCTACTGTTATACTGACTGCTGCAATAGTGGGATCACTTGATGACCACTGTCCCCCGCCTGTCGAATCAAATAACACAAAAGAAGAATCCAGGCAAAGCACGGAAGGACAGATAATCGGCAATACCACTGGCAGCGGCTTAACGGTAACTACCGTTGTGGCCCGACAGCCTGTAGCTAACGTATAGGTGATTGTCGTCGTACCACCGATAATTCCTAATACTTTACCGGTATTGCTGCCAACGGTGGCTACCGCAGTTGTTGAACTGCTCCACGTGCCGCCTGATACGCCATCTGTTAATACTAAAGTCTGACCCACGCAAACAGAATCCGGTCCCGGAATGGGAAGCGGCAGGGGATTTACGTTTACTGTTCCGGTGATATAACAGCCGGTTGGCAAAGTATAACGTACAATCATTGTACCTGATGCTAACCCGGTAACAAATCCCGTAGCGGAATTGATGGTACCTGCCGGGCCTGTACTGCTCCATGTCCCGCCTGCCGTTGCGTCGTGCATGGTGAGGGAATCACCAGCGCAAAGGGAAACCGGTGCAGGGGTGACCGGAGCCGGAACAGGGCTAACAGTGATCAATTTTGTTGTAACACATGACCCTGTTGTCACATAACTGATCAGGGCTGTGCCGCCGCTAATACCAGTAACTACGCCTGAGCTACTGCCAACAGTAGCATTTCCGCTGACGGTTGCCCAGGTTCCCCCTGATGAGGTATCACTTAAAGTAATCGTAGCGCCCTGACATACGGTTGAAGGGCCGGTTATCGGTGCCGGTGTAAGGTTCACCGTAATCGCGTAAGTAGCCTTACAGCCTGTAGACAACGTATAAGTTATTGTCACCGGCCCGGCACCAATGCCATTGACAATGCCGGAAAGTGAGCCGACCGAAGCAATCGTGGTATTGCTGCTGCTCCATGTTCCTCCGCCCGGACCGCTGCTAAGTGTGATCGTGCTGCCCACACAAACATTTGTCGGCCCCGTGATCGGAGCCGGAAGCGGGTTAACCGTTACCGGATAGGTAACGAAGCACCCATTGGTTAGCTTGTAAGTTACGGTAACCGGCCCGGCAGATACGCCTAAAACGTCACCGGCGGTGATTGTTGCTATGCTGCCATCGCTGACCGACCAAATACCGGATGCTACGGAATCCAGCAATAGAATGTGATCATGCGGACATACCGTATGCGGGCCTGTAATGGCAGCGGGCACAGGCATTACCGTAACAACAAGTGTCCGGGTAAACGGCCCGCAAGCCGCAGATCCCACATATTTTATGGTGGCGGTGCCCGGCGCTACCCCAAAAACGGCACCTCCTGTACTAACAGTTGCAACAGCGGTATTCAGGGATGACCAAACACCACCGGTAAAAGGTGGAACTAAAGTGATCGTGCTACCCTTGCAAACACTCGTCGGCCCGGTTATCGGACCAGGGACGGGATCAACGGTGGCAACAATGGACACATAACATAATGTGCCCGGCATGTAATAGTTGATGGTGGCTGTGCCGACTGCAAGCGCCGTAACAAAGCCGCCATCAACTGACACTACAGTCTCAGGAAGGGAAGACCAGCCACCTCCGGCGGTGGTGTCATGCAACGTAACGGTATCGCCCAGGCAAAGATGCGCGGTGCCGATAATTGGCGATGGGTTTGGGTCGATGGTCACTATCTCTGTAATATAACAACTGGTTGTGCCGTAAGTAATGGTTGCCGTTCCCATAGCAACGCCAAGTATGCCGCCAGTAACGGGATTGACTATGCTCGCCACCGCCGGGTTACTGCTACTCCAGGTGCCGGTGCCGGTGTGGGGTTGATAATAGGGATAGCCAACACAGAACTTCGGTACGCCCGAAAAGGTGGGTACAGGCAACACAGTCACAATATAATAGGCAGTGCATCCGGTACTTGTGGTATACGTGATATTCGTGGTGCCTGCTACGAGTCCGCTAACTTTACCCGTAGTGAGCGTGATCGTTGCGTTGGCGGGTGTCCCGCTTAACCAGGTTCCTCCGGGCGTGGCATCGGCCAACGTGATCGTGCCGCCTATACATACCGTTGTAGGGCCGCTGATGTCTGTGGGAATAACGGTTACTACTACAGAAGCAGTACAGCCGCTTGGGGACATCGTATAGGTAATCGTATCCATTCCGGGAGTGCTGCTGGCACCAACATACCCGGAAGACGCAGCAACCGATGCAACCGTTGTATTACTGGACGACCAGGTGCCCGTACCGGAGCCGGTCAATAACGTAGTGGATAACGGGCACAGCGTAAGGTTACCGGTTATGGCAGGTACGATAGGGTCAATGGTGAAATAAAAAGTATCACGGCAACCGGAAGCTGAGGCTGGCGCACCGACTACAGCGTAAACGGAGGTAACAGCCGGGGACGCGATAGCAGGTGTCGGGGTCTGGCCTGTTGCCACAGGTGTACCCCATCCCGGCTTATACCAGGTATAGGTTGCAAAACCGGATGGGGCATGAAGCGTTCCGACGAAGCCGGGATAACAAGGATGCTGCACCGTAGAACAAATCGTCACAAAATCGATGTAGGCGTATCCGAAGTGACTGCTGGCTTCACAATCGTTGGTCGAAAAATCAATAGCGATTGTTTTTCCGGCCTGACCGGAAAGATCAATACTTGTCGTTGCCCAGCCTTTATAGCCGACCTGGCAGATAGGCAAGCCGGGAGGCCCGGCCACAGGTGATGTCAAGTAATCCGTAAGGTTGTAGTGGTAGACCGTATCGGCACAACCGATATGTGCGCCGGTAATGGAGTCACTAACCGACACCGTTAATTGTGGTGGCTTGCCTGACCCGGTATGCGCAATGTCACCCATATAAATATCCTGAAATACGAGCGCATAACGGTAATATAAATGATAGCTATTCATTCCTGCCGGGACATGAACGATATACCTCGCCCTTTCTGCTTCCGCTCCACTGCCGTCATTGCCGAGCATCAAAGAAAACTTATGGGTATTGCAGGAAGGAAATGTAGGTTCTGCGGTAAATCCCTGGTCAACTATGGAAAATCCTCCATAAGGATCAACCCCTGCTCCGGTAGTCAACGTATGCCTGCCTGGAATCGCAGGTGTTGCAGTCGGGGTTCCAACTACGCCGGGGCCATAACTGCCACCGATGCCGCCAACGAAAAATAACCAATTGGACAAACTCCCCGACTCAAAATCGATGTTTGTTTGCGCCTGTAACGCTACCTGCTGGAACAAAAACACCATAAACAAAAGGATGTTTTTTTGCCGGTACAGGTGTTTAAAAAAAGACTTGATCTTCATAAATACTTGCTTTACGTTTTAAAAAAGACTTAATGAAATGATGGATGTGATGATTCGAGGTACCGAAAAGAAGGTTTGCTATGAATAATGAGCATTTATTGAAGTAAAATATACCTTCATAGCTTTTAATAAATTGTTTAATGAATCATATTAATAAAATTGCAATCATTTTTGGAAAGGGCCCAGCTACGCACCGGTGAAGTACTGAATTTACTCCACCCTTTAATGAGCATTAAGCATAACTAATCAGTAAAAGCCCTACGAGTAGGCAATCTGCATCCGTTTTAGAAGCTGTAGGTTCTTCATGGAGGTCTCCGTTTTAGTTAATGGTTAAGAAATGGTTGGGTAAACGGTGACGAAAAATTATTTGTGGAATAAGCTATACATTGAATTAGTGGCTAAGCCCCTACATGTATATTATTATTTCAAACAGTAAATTAGATAATTATTCAACTGCAAGATAACGCAGTTATTGACATTTCCTAAATTTCGGAAAATGTATTTTACGCCTAAAATGGCGTAATTTACGCCGTATATTACCAAAAATATATGTCGCGCAATATTAGCAACAGAGACGAAAACCGCTAAAACAGTGGTAAATTGCACACAAATGAAATAATAGAAAATCGGAAAAACGTGGCGTAACTTACCGGTATATTACTAAAAATATATGTTGATCTCGAAAAATTCGCGAAATATGGTTCATTTAGGACATAATATTGCCAAACTTCGCGGCATTCGCCGCCTGCCACAAAAAGACATTGCCAAGAAATTGTCCATGACACAACAGGAATATTCTAAAGTGGAGAAAAGCGCCAGTGTGGATGAAGACAAATTGATCTTGATTGCCGAAGCATTGGACGTTTCCCTTGATGCCATTAAAAACTTCAATGACGAAGCTGCCATTAATATTTTCAATACAAACACGACATTAAACGATAATTCGGCTGCAAACATTGGAAATAAATCGGTCAATACTTTCAATCCGATTGAAAAATTGATGGAAATGGTAGACGAAAACAAGAAATTATACCAGCAACTTTTAAAGGAAAAAGATACAGTAATTCAAATGTACAAGCAGCAAAAGGGTTCATAAAGTTCAATAGTGCAACGTAAACAACATCAATTGCATTGCTGAGCGTTAGTGCCGCTTATGAATAATTATGAAACAATGCCAAGGAACACGTTTCCGGTACGTTAGCGGTAAAAATGGCTACCAGGTCTCTTTTTTATTTGAACCTCTTCTTTCCGCGCAAACCTGTAGCGACACTCAATCATCAATCCGCCCGATGCACTGTGATTGGCAGTACGCCCATCAGGATAGTATTTTTGTGAACGGCCATCAACATTAGTAAACATGGCGCTTTTGTTTTCCGCATCAGAAAAACTGTATTCAAGACGAAGGTTTGCGGCGAGTGAGAGCTTTTCCGATAGATTGAATCCGGCACCAAGCCCTAATACTCCATCTATAAGCACTTTGTTATAAAAGTTCGCTGGTTGATTGCTCATTCCCATAAGCGGAGTTTCCTTGTCATTTACAGAAAGGCTCACGCCATTTACAAGAGTAACCTGTGGCCCGGCAAAAGAATTGAAATAGACCTTCTTTGTTGCATCACCTGTATAGCGGAATAGGATGGGTATTTTGGTGCAACTTATTTTCACCTCGGCAGTGTAGTTACCGGACATGGCAATATTATTTGCCTCAGCCAATGCATTAATCTGGTTAAGAAAAATCCGGGAATCATTTGTGGGTTTGACTATGCCTGTGTACATCTGCCCTTGTGTAGCATGTATCACATTTATCATTAGTCCCAAATGACTGCTGGAAGTATAGCCGCATCCTATACCAAGCGGGATGCCTATCTTTTGTTTAAAATTAAGCTCCGGGCCGGCGGCCTGATCTTCCTGGTTGATTAGCGTGGTTGTTTGAAGTCCAGAGTTGACCGATATATCAAATCCTTTCTGAGCTAAGGAATGAAAGCTACCCATTACGGCACACAAAGTGAGGACATTAATTGTCTTATTCATTTTGATAAGGTTTGGAGGTTAGGTAAAATGGTTACAATAACAGAATTGCAAATCCTGTGCCAGATTTAACCATAAATAATGAGAAAACCTGCTTCCTGATGAAAGAGGCGGCATTTAGATGCCACCAGAAGTGATTTAATATTAGTGGCGGCTGCCGTTACGCCCCGGCTGCCGCTAATCAACTAAAGGGTAAAAATAAGGTAACATATCATGAGCAGGAAGATAAACAAATCGGAGATCATGGCTAAAATCTCATTACGGCTGTCTGGACGCTTGAAGATGTGCATGATCCCTGCCAGCCCAAAATAAAGGCCGCCCGCAATAGCGGCAGGTGTCGCCCATTGTGCATTAAACAGGGATAGAATTCCAATAAGCCCGATACTGATATTTGCAAAACC includes:
- a CDS encoding PKD domain-containing protein — translated: MKIKSFFKHLYRQKNILLFMVFLFQQVALQAQTNIDFESGSLSNWLFFVGGIGGSYGPGVVGTPTATPAIPGRHTLTTGAGVDPYGGFSIVDQGFTAEPTFPSCNTHKFSLMLGNDGSGAEAERARYIVHVPAGMNSYHLYYRYALVFQDIYMGDIAHTGSGKPPQLTVSVSDSITGAHIGCADTVYHYNLTDYLTSPVAGPPGLPICQVGYKGWATTSIDLSGQAGKTIAIDFSTNDCEASSHFGYAYIDFVTICSTVQHPCYPGFVGTLHAPSGFATYTWYKPGWGTPVATGQTPTPAIASPAVTSVYAVVGAPASASGCRDTFYFTIDPIVPAITGNLTLCPLSTTLLTGSGTGTWSSSNTTVASVAASSGYVGASSTPGMDTITYTMSPSGCTASVVVTVIPTDISGPTTVCIGGTITLADATPGGTWLSGTPANATITLTTGKVSGLVAGTTNITYTTSTGCTAYYIVTVLPVPTFSGVPKFCVGYPYYQPHTGTGTWSSSNPAVASIVNPVTGGILGVAMGTATITYGTTSCYITEIVTIDPNPSPIIGTAHLCLGDTVTLHDTTAGGGWSSLPETVVSVDGGFVTALAVGTATINYYMPGTLCYVSIVATVDPVPGPITGPTSVCKGSTITLVPPFTGGVWSSLNTAVATVSTGGAVFGVAPGTATIKYVGSAACGPFTRTLVVTVMPVPAAITGPHTVCPHDHILLLDSVASGIWSVSDGSIATITAGDVLGVSAGPVTVTYKLTNGCFVTYPVTVNPLPAPITGPTNVCVGSTITLSSGPGGGTWSSSNTTIASVGSLSGIVNGIGAGPVTITYTLSTGCKATYAITVNLTPAPITGPSTVCQGATITLSDTSSGGTWATVSGNATVGSSSGVVTGISGGTALISYVTTGSCVTTKLITVSPVPAPVTPAPVSLCAGDSLTMHDATAGGTWSSTGPAGTINSATGFVTGLASGTMIVRYTLPTGCYITGTVNVNPLPLPIPGPDSVCVGQTLVLTDGVSGGTWSSSTTAVATVGSNTGKVLGIIGGTTTITYTLATGCRATTVVTVKPLPVVLPIICPSVLCLDSSFVLFDSTGGGQWSSSDPTIAAVSITVGTGVAVLSGISEGVITVSYTVSNDCGKTIVTKKITVSGPPVVAPITGILGVCSGFTDTLHETTVGGVWSSSNPAIASISTGGVVSGIASGSVTISYKVTTPCGTAVATVNVLVNMEPYITANSVVACQNLVDSVNLLAHIISEGGPCILVCDSSVIMYYANGVVGSSYTWHVNGGIVLADYGDSLLVKWQTVGLVGSITLHDTFSHCIDSAYACIRVIAKPHAEFYTSTNHYCNGDNIEFIDLSTGDASSSLTGYHWNFGDGHGSTAPGSAEHSYTAGGTYTVTLTVKNECNCTDSFHYVLHIDSNQGPDIQCPAIVCAGESAHYHSNASCATYLWSVTGGTITAGAGTADVTILWNNPDSAGFGYVSLVTPGCSLLCSAPTTIKVPVILQSAQLKGPHTLCVGKDYEFGLPLWPATSYNWGVVGEPGAIPGCHNDHTVALHFSTPGTKIIHGWYQNRIKLCGGNVFDTVNVVPASAITGLTLVCADTAVVETYSVAGGYSADWRLKTSTGSLLTTASGTTFSHSFGTPGIYLLCASGDFCADTLTINVLPLPKAIDSITGQHIVCLNRTYTYKAWNDVGTTVYSWEAVGGVVTPASGSSVVTVIWTDPGVKQLKVRHVSMTTPYCEGSQYVLNINQEMITPNVTGDVVPCANSYRNYNSNYTRAESYDWAIFPNTAGSVVNGNYKDSVKILWNNTTVPVTANIVVTVHKCDTAVNDTLTVTVQPSLGASIASSTTIACPGAPVLFTAAAGGSSYLWDFGDGSSATTLSDTITHLFPANTTTGNIGYIVKVTILPDPLSPCPIAGTAQLTETIKPGPVAYLSTGTYTICSGDTLILEGTVTSNVTGLVYSWGFSAGASGYTSGSPATLYALTSGGYVFTVTASNGCSATSNNLFLNTGTDCGGFVATCALPVHSSHSCNTITVTAGAGCAGTWTAGTPPLFPFTGGLSELATYDVPGIYWFNFSGTYTSCSSTHDSTIADTVMIVPDFKYTIRCGVSGFDTLKLMDHTAYLPFVTLGTINWFIGSTFIGSGANLNVNLPGPSTDTIKEVVNYIVPGGSSFSCSKTHIVRIPGQPVASFKDTLSPVCEKVPVQFTSLSTGAIVSYSWDFGDTSGVLIQNPQRTYTWPGISNPFHFGVKLTVTDSIGCTDDTTQQVDIYHDLMGGIMAVGDVVCPDGIPYAVNFGATGTGTIPYSYVWSTGALTSIPTIGVSTSGAYWVTVTDAHECRFVPIVAENVKVLNVPPAIIYGVQHYCIGETVQLYGYAGTGVGYRWYRNGALISTAQEVNDPGLPVGHYGYKLVITVTDSLTGDTCSNVSDIDSVRIYDLPAPPTISGPFVLDCNQYSLRLVALEPVSGTYNWSNGVDGQTDTVDYGGPYRVWFTDLHGCINHSDVVVPKASDYYFGYFPAGCYNLCSEQLPLTLYGPPCVPFTSWGWINGGAVVLGGTGDMLPYTITGPGDYQWALNNGLCPKVSDHMNVSTVHCDHCQLEDLAGTLICDTTNPASFQIAITFSSPEAGTTYVLGTDFGPIAPFSGTLGSIGFSSTLTFTTLVTSPLPDSITLELTLTRPNGDKCFEHIKIPMPACHWTAEKTTGIHGSNIAPLDNHSLISSALMVYPNPSSGEVNVSYDFGSEGSNRRLLAVYDVMGRKMNYSIPQEIHGNWKLNTADWTPGNYIIRMEGDGRPLHTQQIVIVH
- a CDS encoding helix-turn-helix domain-containing protein — protein: MVHLGHNIAKLRGIRRLPQKDIAKKLSMTQQEYSKVEKSASVDEDKLILIAEALDVSLDAIKNFNDEAAINIFNTNTTLNDNSAANIGNKSVNTFNPIEKLMEMVDENKKLYQQLLKEKDTVIQMYKQQKGS
- a CDS encoding outer membrane beta-barrel protein, with translation MNKTINVLTLCAVMGSFHSLAQKGFDISVNSGLQTTTLINQEDQAAGPELNFKQKIGIPLGIGCGYTSSSHLGLMINVIHATQGQMYTGIVKPTNDSRIFLNQINALAEANNIAMSGNYTAEVKISCTKIPILFRYTGDATKKVYFNSFAGPQVTLVNGVSLSVNDKETPLMGMSNQPANFYNKVLIDGVLGLGAGFNLSEKLSLAANLRLEYSFSDAENKSAMFTNVDGRSQKYYPDGRTANHSASGGLMIECRYRFARKEEVQIKKRPGSHFYR